TGAGAAACAATTGGAAAACATCCAATCGGAATTCTCTCAATTCGTTACCCTTAACTCATCAGGTGACCCAGTTGAAGCTGCAGCAATCTTAGATGATACTGAAAATCATATTCTTGCTCTAACGCATATTGTTGATCGGATTCCAGCTCTTGTTGAAACCTTGACAAAGGAATTACCAGACCAATTAGCAGATTTGGAAGAAGGCTATCGTAAGCTTTTGGATGCCAATTACCACTTTACTGAAACAGATATTGAGTCACGTTTCCAACTTTTGCATGAATCTTTGAAGAATAATCAAGAAAACATTCGTCAGTTGGAGTTGGACAATGCAGAGTATGAAAATAATCGCATTCAAGAAGAAATCAACGCACTTTATGATATTTTCACTCGTGAAATTGAAGCTCAAAAAGTCGTTGAGAATCTTCTCTCAACACTTCCAACCTATCTCAACCACTTGAAAGAAAATAATCAGGTGCTTGTTCAGGATCTTGAACGCCTGAATAAAACTTATCTTCTTCCAGAAAGTGATGGAAATCATGTTCGCCGACTTCAAGAAGAATTAGCTGCACTTGATACCGCTATTTTAGAAGTAACAGAGGATCAAAGAGAATCTGCTCAAGCCTATTCTGTTCTTGAAGAACAGTTGGAAATGCTTCAAAGCAATCTCAAAGATATTGAAGATGAGCAAATTTCTGTGAGCGAACGACTTGCGCAAATTGAAAAAGACGACCTCAATGCTCGCCAAAAAGCAAATGTCTATGTGAATCGTTTGCACACCATCAAACGTTACATGGAAAAGCGAAACTTACCAGGAATCCCTCAAAGTTTCTTGAAACTCTTCTTTACTGCAAGTCATAACACTGAAGATTTGATGGCGGAGCTAGAGCAACCGCAGGTTAATATTGAATCTGTTAAGCGAATTCTTGAAATTGCAACGAATGATATGGCAGTACTTGAGACAGAAACATACGATATTGTTCAATATGCAACCTTGACTGAGCAACTTCTCCAATACTCAAATCGCTACCGTTCATTTGATGAACGCATCCAAGAGGCTTTCAACGAAGCACTTGAAATTTTTGAGAAAGAGTTTGACTATCGGGCATCATTTGAGAAGATCTCTCAAGCCTTGGAAGTTGCAGAACCAGGAGTTACAAATCGTTTTGTGACTTCATATGAAAAAACACGTGAAGCAATTCGCTTTTAAACGAGAAGCTTAGATATTGAATTATATCCCGAAAGTTAGATAGGAAATACTAACTTTCGGTTTTTTTGAGCATTGTAATGACTGGATTGAGGAAATTCACTCTAAGTGAGTAAGGCTGGCAATACCAACACGATTCTTATCATCGGTTCCTAGAGAATAAGGACATTCAAGCATCCATGTTACGAATGGGAAACAGTCCAGGTAATGGAATGATGGAGTCCTTCTTTGGCATCTTGAAATCGGAGATGTTTTATGGTTATGAGGAGTCGTTTCAGTCGCTTAAGCAATTGGAACAAGCCATTGTAGACTATATTGATTATTACAACAACAAACGAATTAAGGTAAAACTAAAAGGACTCAGTCCTGTGCAATACAGAACTAAATCCTTTGGATAAATTATTTGTCTAACTTTTTGGGGTCAGTACACCTCTGGTCTTTTTAGGTAAAGGAGTAAAAGAAAAACCCGGTAATTAAATACAGGGTTAGTGATCATTTTATCATCATCAATTCGACAATCATTTCTATATAGATGATTAAGGTTAGGAGAAAACCAGCTCTCCAGAAGAATTTGATGAATTTAGGGTAATAAAAACTTCGTTTTTTGAGGAGGAAAAAGACAACTAGGAGGATTGCTAGGAGTGAAAGTGCTAGGCCAAGTCGCGGTAGAAAGTTGTGGGTAAAGGCTTTAGCAGTGATAAGGTAGTACTCGAATACCAAAAGTGGAAAAGCTAAATCCGCGAAATTAATTCTTAGTTTTTTCAGTCCGAAAAGCTTGGTGACAATAAAGCAAACTACCAAGGTTAAAATCAATAATAAAATAGACGCTATTTTCATTAAAATCATACCCATATTGTATCATAAAAAATCACTAAAGGAAACGAGAAACAGAGGATTTTATGGCAAAGTCAGGCTTTTGAGATTGTGGGTATTTTTTGTTATAATGAAAGTTATGAAATCTTATAATACCTTGAATGATTATTATCGAAAACTCTTTGGAGAAAAGACTTTTAAAGTTCCTATTGATGCGGGGTTTGACTGTCCCAATCGGGATGGAACTGTGGCTCATGGGGGCTGTACCTTTTGTACAGTTTCGGGTTCTGGAGATGCCATTGTAGCACCAGATGCTCCTATCCGTGAGCAATTTTATAAGGAAATCGACTTTATGCACCGCAAGTGGCCGGATGTTAAAAAGTATCTGGTTTATTTTCAAAACTTTACCAATACCCATGAAAAGGTGGAAGTGATTCGGGAGCGTTATGAACAAGCAATCAACGAACCAGGTGTAGTGGGAATCAATATCGGAACACGCCCAGATTGTTTGCCAGACGAAACCATCCTTTACCTAGCTGAGCTAGCAAAACGCATGCATGTGACGGTGGAATTGGGCTTACAGACTACATATGAAAGAACCTCTAACTTGATTAACCGTGCCCATTCCTATGAATTGTATGTAGAAACGGTCAAACGATTGAGGAAATATCCTAAGATTGAGATTGTTTCCCATTTGATCAATGGTTTGCCCGGTGAGACTCATGAGATGATGGTCGAAAATGTCCGCCGCTGTGTCACAGATAATGATATTCAAGGAATTAAACTGCACTTGCTCCATCTCATGACCAATACGCGTATGCAGCGAGATTACCACGAAGGACGCTTGCAACTGATGAGTCAGGACGAATATGTCAAGGTCATTTGTGACCAATTGGAAATCATTCCCAAGCATATCGTCATCCACCGAATCACGGGAGATGCGCCTAGAGATATGTTGATTGGTCCCATGTGGAGCCTCAATAAATGGGAAGTGCTAAATGCTATTGAAACTGAAATGAGACGACGGGGCAGTGTTCAAGGATGCAAGGCTGTAAAACAGGAGTTTAAAAATGAAAAGACCATTTGAGATGGCACATGAATTTTTGGCTGAAGTCGTGACAAAAGAAGATATTGTTGTGGATGCGACCATGGGTAATGGTCACGACACGCTTTTTTTAGCCAAACTAGCAAAGCAAGTCTATGCCTTTGATATACAGAAACAAGCTTTGGATAAAACCCAAGACCGTTTAAATGAGGCAGGTTTAGAGAATGTCCAGTTGATTTTGCAAGGGCATGAGACGCTCGATCAGTTTGTGACAGAAGCTAAGGCAGGAATTTTTAATCTGGGTTACCTGCCATCTGCTGATAAGTCTGTTATTACCCGACCTCAGACTACCATTGAGGCACTTGAAAAGCTTTGTCATTTGCTTGTCAAGGGTGGACGGATTGCCATTATGATTTATTATGGTCATGAGGGAGGAGATATTGAAAAGGATGCTGTTTTGGACTTTGTGAGTCAGTTGAACCAACAAGAGTACACAGTTGTGATTTATCGAACCCTCAACCAAGTTAACAACCCCCCGTTTGTAGTTATGATTGAAAAATTAGAAAGATACAGGCATGGATAAACAATACCTACGTGAGAAATTAGAGGCTATGCGCCAAAATTTTGTTGAGTCAACGCAACATGAGCGAGCAGTTGGCGTGCTCGACGAAGCACATATGAGCAAGAAAATGCTCAAAATCAAGAAAAAGTTAGTGGCTCTTGAAATGGAACGGTGCCAGAAAAAAATTGAGCACAAAGACTGTTCCAAGATTGATCAAAAAATCCAAGAACAGAAGGAGATATTTGAATCTTGCTGTAAAAAAGACTAAGGAGGAATTGCGTGGAATTACTCATTTACCTGATTCTATTTTTATTTGTCTTAATTGTTTCCAGTACGACTAATAAACTCTTGCCTTTTTTGCCTCTTCCCCTAGTACAAATCCTTTTGGGAATTGTGATTGGTCTCTTTTTGCCAAATACCGACTTTCATCTCAATACCGAGTTATTTTTAGCACTGGTTATCGGGCCCTTGCTTTTCAGAGAATCTGAAGAAGCAGATGTTACGGCTATTTTAAAACACTGGCGCATCATTGTTTACTTAATCTTTCCAGTGATTTTCATCTCGACCCTGAGTTTGGGTGGCTTGGCCCATCTTCTTTGGCTCAGCCTTCCCTTGGCGGCTTGCTTGGCTGTTGGGGCAGCCCTTGGTCCGACTGATTTGGTAGCCTTTGCTTCTCTTTCTGAGCGTTTTAGTTTCCCTAAACGGGTTTCCAATATCCTAAAAGGGGAAGGACTTTTAAATGATGCTTCTGGTTTGGTAGCCTTTCGAGTAGCTCTGGCTGCCTGGACAACAGGTGCTTTTTCTCTTAGCCAGGCTGGGACTTCTTTAGCCCTGTCTATCATAGGTGGTTTTGCGGTCGGCTTTGTGACGGCAATGATCAATCGTTTCCTGCATACATTTTTACTGAGTATGCGAGCGACAGATATAGCGAGTGAACTTTTGCTTGAACTGAGTTTGCCTCTTATGACCTTCTTTATCGCCGAAGAAATCCATGTTTCAGGGATTATCGCAGTTGTAGTTGCAGGGATTTTGAAGGCCAGTCGTTTCAAGAAAATCACACTCCTCGAAGCCCAAGTTGATACCGTTACTGATACTGTTTGGCATACCGTGACCTTTATGCTCAATGGATCTGTCTTTGTCATCTTGGGGATGGAATTGGAAATGATAGCAGAACCTATCCTGACTAATCCCCTTTATAACCCCCTACTCTTACTAGTATCTGTTGTTTTACTGACATTCTTACTTTTTGCCATCCGCTTTGTCATGATTGTTGTTTTTTACTTTGTGAGGACGCGTCGACTTAAGAAAAAGATAAATAAGTATATGAAGGATATGCTGCTTTTGACCTTCTCTGGTGTCAAAGGGACAGTATCTATCGCGACCATTCTCCTCATACCAAGTCATTTGGAGCAGGAATATCCTTTGTTACTCTTCCTTGTAGCAGGCGTTACACTGCTGAGCTTTTTAACGGGTTTACTAGTCCTCCCTCATTTATCTGAGGAACAAGAGGAAAGCAAGGATCATTTGATGCATATTGCGATTTTGAATGATGTAGCTGCAGAATTAGAAAAAGAGCTAGACCATCACAAGAACAAACTTCCTCTTTATGCAGCTATTGATAATTATCATGGTCGGATTGAAAACCTCATCCTTAGTCTGGAAAATAAGAGAGTCCAAGAGGACTGGGAATCTCTCAAACTCCTTATCTTGAGTATTGAGAGTGACGGTTTGGAGCAAGCCTACGAAGAAAATAGAATCAGTGAGCGTGGCTATCGAGTTTACCAACGTTACCTAAAAAACATGGAGCAGAGTATCAATCGGAATTTCGCTTCTAGAGTGACTTATTACTTCCTAGTTTCCTTACGGATAATGCGCTTTCTACTTCATGAAATATTTACCTTTGGCAAAACTTTCCGTAGTTGGATGAATGAAGAATCTCGTAAACTATTAGCAGTTGACTATGATCAGATTTCAGAGTTGTATTTGGAAAATACAGAGCTGATTATCGAGAGTTTGGAAAACCTCAAAGGGGTTTACAAGAGTTCACTGATTAGTTTTATGCAAGAGTCTCGTCTACGCGAGACGGCCATTATCGGAAGTGGTGCCTTTGTTGAGCGGGTTATCAATCGCATCAAGCCAAACAATATCGATGAAATGCTACGAGGCTACTATCTCGAACGTAAGGCAATCTTTGAATACGAAGAAGCTAAACTGATAACAGCCAAGTATGCCAAAAAACTACGTCAAAATGTGAATAATTTGGAAAATTATTCTCTGAAAGAGGCTGCAAATACCTTGCCTTATGATATGCTAGATTTAATCAGAAGAAATTAGATGATGAAGAAAATGACGGAGGATGGGATATGAAAAAGTGGTGGAAGGAGCTATTGGATAAGCCATTATTGAAAGCTTTTTTGCATTATTATCAAGCATCGGATAGTGAGTTGACCAGTGTTGCGGTTGCCTACTATTGGTTGATTTCAATCTTTCCTTTGCTAATGATAATGGTCAATATTTTGCCTTATTTTCAGATTCCGGTCTCAAATTTCTTACTTACGATCAAGGAATTCTTGCCTGATACAGTGTATGATGTGGTCGCCAAGATTGTCCGAGAAGTTCTGACACAACCATCAACTGGTTTGCTGAGTTTTGCCGTTTTATCTGCACTCTGGACCTTTTCAAAATCAATGGATTTCCTTCAAAAAGCCTTTAACAAAGCCTATGGAGTGACCAAGAGTCGAGGGATTATCTCCCATCAGTTGATGAGTTTGCTTGTTAGCCTTGGCTTGCAGATTCTTTTTGCCCTAGCCTTGTTTTTGAGTATGTTTGGTCGCATGTTGCTCAACCTCCTCAAAACTTACTGGCAATCAGACAGCTCGCTATTTTCCTACTTGCAAGATTTTACAGGCCCTCTAGTCTATGCTTTGATCTTTGCCATTCTGGTTATGATTTATTACTTCCTTCCAAAAGTAAAAACACCACGAATCCGCTACGTTTTACCAGGAAGTGTCTTTGTCTTGCTAACTCTTATCGGTTTATTGAATATCTTTTCTGTTTATTTTAATAACTATGTCAATCACCTAGTCGATGTCCGATTTTTCAGTTCCATCATCGTGGTAGTCATGATGTTCTGGTTTATTCTTATTGCAAAGATTTTGATTATCGGAGCGGTTATCAATGCCAGTGTTCAGAGTTTGAAAGATCCAAAGTTTAGTATGGAATGATTAGAAAAATCCCTATTAGGTTTCCTAATAGGGATTTTTCTAATAGATAAACATGGCATCGCCGAAACTGAAGAAACGATAGCGTTCTTGAATAGCGTGCTGGTAGGCATCTAAGACTAATTCACGGCCGGCAAAGGCAGAAACCAACATGACGAGAGTTGATTTGGGTAGGTGGAAGTTGGTTGAGAAAGCATCCACGACCTTCCATTGGTATCCAGGTTTGATAAAGATATTGGTCCAGCCAGAATCAGCCTGAATTTGCCCATCAAACTTGGAACCGATGGTTTCCAACGTACGGATAGAAGTGGTACCGACAGCAATGACGCGACCTCCCTTTTCCTTGACAGAGCTAAGAGTGGCTGCTGCTTCCTCAGAGAGCTGGTAGAATTCTGAGTGCATTTCGTGTTCGTCTAGATTATCCACAGAAACAGGTCTAAAGGTTCCGAGTCCGACATGGAGGGTCAGATAAACCAGATGGACCCCCTTAGCTTGGATTTCTGCTAGCAGTTCTTTGGTGAAGTGCAGTCCAGCAGTTGGTGCTGCAGCAGAGCCACTTTCCTTGGCGTAGACGGTTTGATAACGTTCACGGTCATCCAGTTTTTCATGGATGTAGGGTGGTAGTGGCATTTCACCTAGACTTTCCAAGACTTCTAGGAAAATTCCTTGGTATTCGAAGCGGACAATGCGGCCTCCGTGGGTCAATTCTTCTGTAACGACAGCGCTGAGGCGACCATCGCCAAAGTTGATACGAGTGCCAACCTTGAGGCGTTTGGCAGGTTTAGCCAGAACTTCCCACTCATCACCACTAGTATTTTTGAGCAGGAGAAGTTCCACATGGCCTCCTGTCTCTTCCTTTTGGCCATAGAGGCGGGCAGGGAGAACGCGAGTGTCGTTCATGACAAGGGCATCACCAGGTTCCAACATATCAATAATAGAGTGGAAGTGTTTATCCTGCATTTCTCCCGTTTCCCGGTTTACGATGAGAAGCTTGGAGGCATCTCGTTTTTCAAGTGGCGTTTGGGCAATCAATTCCTCAGGCAAGTGGAAATCAAAATCAGCTGTATTCATTTTTTCATCATTCTTTCTAAGTTCTAATCTTATCCATTATAACATGTTTCAAGTTTGGGCGCTCTTTTTTTAGAAATTAAATCGTTTTCACTTGACAAAAATTGGTCTATACCATATAATAAATATAGATTAAAACGGAGGATGAAAAGATGAAAGTTATTAAAGTTGAAAATCAAGTTGAAGGTGGAAAAGTTGCTTTTGAGATTTTGAAGGAAAAATTGGCCAATGGTGCTCAAACATTAGGACTTGCGACAGGGAGCAGTCCGCTTGAGTTTTACAAGGAAATCGTTGAGAGTGACCTTGATTTTTCAAATCTAACCAGTGTAAACCTTGATGAGTATGTAGGACTTGACGGAGACAATCCTCAGTCTTACCGTCATTTTATGCAAGAACACTTATTCAACCAAAAACCATTTAAAGAAAGCTTCTTACCTCGTGGAATTAAGGACAATGCTGAGGCTGAAGTTGAACGCTATAACCAAATTTTGGCTGACCATCGAGTTGATTTGCAAATCTTGGGAATCGGCCGCAATGGACATATCGGCTTTAATGAGCCAGGAACTGCCTTTGATAGCCAGACACACCTTGTAGACCTAGACCAGTCTACAATTGAAGCCAATGCTCGCTTCTTTGACAAGATTGAAGATGTTCCAACTCAAGCCATCTCAATGGGGATTAAAAACATCTTGGATGCCAAGTCAATTATTCTCTTTGCTTACGGTGAGTCGAAAGCAGAGGCCATTGCTGGCACAGTATCAGGCCCAGTGACTGAGAACCTTCCAGCAAGTAGCCTACAAAACCACCCTGATGTGACTATTATTGCAGATGCTGAAGCGCTCAGCTTGCTTGAAAAGTAAAATGACAAGAACCACTTGCTCTTTGGAGTGAGTGGCTTTTTACTTCAAATGTTCACTATCCTGCTAAAGTGGTATAATATAGCTATACGGGGAGGCTCGAACTTTGATTTATATAATCGGTTTTATTTGTTTTTTACTTTTAATGTTTCTGTTTAGTCGCTTAATTCAGCAATCAAAGAGTCCTTCGGGCTTTCTAGGAAAACGAATGATGAAATTGTGGAATCGAGTCTATCTCCCCATGTTTGTATGGGCAATTCGTTATCTGGATAGGACATTTTACCCTGTAATCTTAGATGTAGGAGTTGGGAATGGTCGTTCAACCATCCTGCTAAAAGAAACTTTTCCGCAAAGTACCATAACTGGAATCGATATTTCAGATACTGCAATAGCTCAAGCCAAACAGGTAGAGATGACTAATCTAAATTTTGAACGAAGAGACGTTAGGGAGACAGGCTTTTCTGATGAAAGTGTTGATTTAATCACAGCCTTTCAAACTCATTTTCATTGGCAGGACCTAGAGGCTTCTTTTATGGAACTTCGAAGAATACTCAAATCAGGCGGGATGCTCTTACTGGCTTGTGAATATAACAAGTTGTCTTACTTTTTACCAGAGGTCCAAAGCGAAGAAGCATTTAGACGATTCTTGTTATCAGTAGGGCTTGAGCTCGTAACTAGTCAAAGAAAGGGATCATGGATCCTTTATAAAATTGTTAAACATTAATGGAGGTACAATCATGAAACAATTATTTCTATGTTCATACTTTGCTGGAGTCAAAAAGCTTTTTAGCGATTATGCAAAGGAAAAGAATCTAGAAAACAAGGTTTTATTTATTCCTACCGCTGGGAACAAAGAGGACTATACTGCCTATATCGATGAGGCTCAGCAAACATTCAGGGATTTAGGATTTGAGATAGAGGTTCTAGATATTGCTTCTTGTGATCGAGAAACTGCTCAGGCAAAGATTTTCCAAAGCAAAATTCTTTATATCTCTGGCGGGAATACCTTTTATTTATTACAAGAATTAAAGAAAAAACAACTCCTATCTCTTATCAAAGAACAAATAAGAGATGGGCTGATCTATGTGGGAGAATCATCAGGGGCTATCATTACAGCCAAGGATATTGACTACAATAAACTCATGGACGACAAGACGGTAGCGACAGAGTTATCTGATACAACGGGATTGGATGAAGTGGATTTTTACATCCTTCCACATTATGGTGAGGAACCTTTTACTGATAGTAGCAAAAATACCTTTGAAATGTATAAAAAGCAGCTTGAATTGCTACCGCTTCATAACCACCAAGCAATTATCGTTAACGATGAGCAAATAGATATCTTGACAATAGAATAAAAGTGTGGTTGGAAGAACATTGATATTTTACCACTAAAACGATTAGCGGTTGATAATTCACTTAGTGGGAATCTGCCATGGATAGATTAATTTTATGAATTCAAGAAGGGAAAAGTTATGAAAATAAAAACGTTAGATAAAATAGGTGGGATTGTTTTCTTGTTTCTAACGATTGCTACCATTGTCGTTTTTTTATCAGATACGAGCTTCTTTGAGTGGGCGTTTACTAGACACCAGAATACTCTGAGTTGGTATATTCGCCCTCTCTTTATTATTCCAATTGTAATGGGAGCTTATAAAAAATCCTATAGCCTGATTTTCTTTTCTATATTTTGCCTATTTACTAGCATGTTTTGGTTCCCAAATCCGGAAATAGTTGATGTAAAAGTAATTGAGTTTTTGAATTTTGAGAAGACTTATTTTACGAGCGGATGGAGTATTGAAAAAGTTATCATTCTGGCGACGATTCTAGCATTTTTTACGGCGATTATATCCTTAACATGGAGTAGACGTTGGTATGGATTATTAGCAACAGTAGTGATCGGAGCGTTTCTGAAGGTTGCCCATAGTCTTTTATTTAGTGGAGGAAGTGGTATATCGATTGTAAAACCAGCTGTTTTGGGCTTGATTCTCTGCATCTTAGTGATTTATTTCATCTTCAAAAGAAGAAAGTAAAAATAATAGAAGTTTATGGTTGCTTTTCTCTTGACAATTATTCACTTTGTGTGTAAAATGGAATAGATCTTGAACTTGAAGGGAGTGAAAAAAATGTCTAAAACAGTAGTACGTAAGAATGAATCTCTTGACGATGCACTTCGTCGTTTCAAACGTGCGGTTACTAAAGCTGGTACTCTTCAAGAAACACGCAAACGTGAATTCTATGAAAAACCTTCTGTAAAACGTAAACGTAAATCAGAAGCAGCTCGTAAACGTAAAAAATTCTAATTTGAAATGAAAGGCTAGACTTGTCTAGCCTTTTTTCTTTCCAAATAAATACTGTAAATCCTGCAAAAAAAGGAAACTTCCTACCACAATTTGATATAATAGTAGGGAGAACTCGATTGAAGGAGGAAATTATGTCGGTTTTAGTAAAAGAAGTCATTGAAAAGCTCAGATTAGACATTGTTTATGGTGAAGGCGATTTACTTGAAAAAGAAATCAATACTGCGGACATTTCTCGACCAGGTCTTGAAATGACAGGCTATTTTGATTACTATACTCCGGAGCGACTTCAGCTGTTGGGAATGAAGGAATGGTCTTATTTAGTCTCCATGTCTTCTCACAACCGTTATAAGGTGTTGACCAAGATGTTTCAACCAGAAACACCAGTGGTTATTGTTGCGCGTGGTTTAGTAGTTCCAGAAGAAATGTTGAAAGCTGCCAGGGAATGTAAGATTGCGATTTTAACCAGTCGAACAGCTACTAGTCGCCTGTCAGGAGAATTATCTAGCTATTTGGATTCTCGTTTGGCAGAACGGACCAGTGTTCATGGTGTCTTGATGGATATTTATGGCATGGGTGTCTTGATCCAAGGGGATAGCGGTATCGGTAAGAGTGAAACTGGTCTGGAACTTGTGAAACGTGGACACCGTTTGGTGGCAGATGATCGTGTAGATATTTTTGCAAAAGACGAAATGACCCTTTGGGGAGAGCCAGCTGAAATTTTGAGGCATTTACTTGAGATTCGTGGAGTGGGGATTATTGATGTGATGAGTCTCTACGGAGCAAGTGCAGTTAAGGATTCTTCACAAGTTCAACTAGCAGTTTATTTGGAAAATTATGATACGCATAAGACCTTCGATCGCTTAGGAAATAATGCTGAAGAAATCGAGATTTCTGGTGTAGCCATTCCACGTATCCGCATCCCAGTAAAAACAGGACGCAATATTTCTGTTGTCATTGAGGCGGCTGCCATGAACTACCGTGCTAAGGAAATGGGCTTTGATGCGACACGTTTATTTGAAGAACGCTTGACAAGTCTGATCGCTCAAAATGAGGTGAAAAATGATTAATCCAGTCGCATTTGAAATCGGTCCTTTTTCTATTCGTTGGTATGCTTTGTGTATTGTGGCTGGTTTGGTTTTGGCAGTCTACCTTGCCATGAAGGAAGCTCCTAAAAAGAAAATCCTGTCAGATGATATTTTGGATTTCATTCTGATTGCTTTTCCAGTTGCGATTTTAGGTGCTAGACTATACTACGTACTCTTTCGCTTAGATTATTACCTGCAAAATCCAGGTGAAATCATTGCCATCTGGAATGGTGGTTTGGCCATTTATGGAGGTTTGATAGCGGGCGCTATTGTCCTTTATATCTTTGCAGAT
This genomic interval from Streptococcus oralis subsp. tigurinus contains the following:
- the rpsU gene encoding 30S ribosomal protein S21, with protein sequence MSKTVVRKNESLDDALRRFKRAVTKAGTLQETRKREFYEKPSVKRKRKSEAARKRKKF
- a CDS encoding Type 1 glutamine amidotransferase-like domain-containing protein, which translates into the protein MKQLFLCSYFAGVKKLFSDYAKEKNLENKVLFIPTAGNKEDYTAYIDEAQQTFRDLGFEIEVLDIASCDRETAQAKIFQSKILYISGGNTFYLLQELKKKQLLSLIKEQIRDGLIYVGESSGAIITAKDIDYNKLMDDKTVATELSDTTGLDEVDFYILPHYGEEPFTDSSKNTFEMYKKQLELLPLHNHQAIIVNDEQIDILTIE
- a CDS encoding class I SAM-dependent methyltransferase is translated as MIYIIGFICFLLLMFLFSRLIQQSKSPSGFLGKRMMKLWNRVYLPMFVWAIRYLDRTFYPVILDVGVGNGRSTILLKETFPQSTITGIDISDTAIAQAKQVEMTNLNFERRDVRETGFSDESVDLITAFQTHFHWQDLEASFMELRRILKSGGMLLLACEYNKLSYFLPEVQSEEAFRRFLLSVGLELVTSQRKGSWILYKIVKH
- the hprK gene encoding HPr(Ser) kinase/phosphatase; translation: MSVLVKEVIEKLRLDIVYGEGDLLEKEINTADISRPGLEMTGYFDYYTPERLQLLGMKEWSYLVSMSSHNRYKVLTKMFQPETPVVIVARGLVVPEEMLKAARECKIAILTSRTATSRLSGELSSYLDSRLAERTSVHGVLMDIYGMGVLIQGDSGIGKSETGLELVKRGHRLVADDRVDIFAKDEMTLWGEPAEILRHLLEIRGVGIIDVMSLYGASAVKDSSQVQLAVYLENYDTHKTFDRLGNNAEEIEISGVAIPRIRIPVKTGRNISVVIEAAAMNYRAKEMGFDATRLFEERLTSLIAQNEVKND